TCTGATTAATTTGGCTTTAACGGATTTTTTGGAGCAAGTGGAAGATATTGTACCAGTTGAAGTTCGGCAAAAGTATCGTTTACTGCCTGAGCAAGAAATCATTTCGAAGATGCACCATCCCAAAAATGGATATGAAGTAAAACAGGCTAAGCGCAGTGCTACTTTTCGGGAATTTTTTATTTTTCAAACAGAGCTGGCTCAGCTAACACATGGAAACCAGCAAAAGCAAGGTAGTGCAAAAAAGTATGATTTGGCTCAGGTGGCTAAATTAACTGCTTCATTGCCATTTGAATTGTCGAAAGATCAAAAACAGGTGATCAATGAAATTTTTGCTGATTTACATTCTGATAAGCAAATGCAGCGGCTTTTGCAGGGTGATGTTGGTTCAGGTAAAACTGTTGTAGCAGTCTATGCGATTTTTGCGGCAATTACAGCTGGTTTTCAAGTTGCGTTAATGGTACCAACTGAAATCTTGGCTACTCAGCACTTTAGAAAAATTGATGAATTGTTGCGGCCACTCGGGGTAAGAGTTGCTTTGCTTACCGGAACAACCAAAACTTTAGAGCGTCGAGAAATTTACCAAGAATTAACGGATGGTACAATTAATGTAGTGATTGGCACACATGCGCTAATTCAGGATAAAGTGATTTTTAAGCAGCTGGGCTTAGTGATTATTGATGAGCAACATCGCTTTGGCGTAAATCAGCGGCAGGCTTTAATTAATAAAGGGAATCATCCTGACGTTTTGACGATGACAGCCACGCCGATTCCGCGGACACTAGCGCTAACGGTTTATGGTCAGACGACTGTTTCTGAAATTCGTCATTTGCCTGCTGGGCGCAAGCAAATTAAATCAGCTTGGAAAACAAGTAGCCAGTTAGATGAAGTCTACCGGCTAATGCAGCATCAACTTGATCAAGGATTTCAGATTTATGCAGTTACTCCGTTAATTTCAGAATCCGAGGCAATTGATTTAAAAAATGCTGAAGAACTCTTGACTAAACTTAGTCATGATTTTCCGCAGCAAAAAGTTGTATTACTGCACGGACAAATGCCAGGTATTAAAAAAGATGAGATAATGACGACCTTTGCAGCTGGTGAAATTGATATTTTAGTGGCGACTAGTGTCATTGAAGTCGGAGTTGATGTAGCTAATGCTAATATGATGGTGATCTATGATGCGGATCGCTTTGGTCTAAGTCAACTGCATCAATTGCGCGGACGAATTGGACGTGGTACAACGCAAAGTTATTGTGTCTTTGTTGCTGATCCGAAAACGCAGGCTGGTAAAAGTCGGATGAAAGTTGTTGCAGACACAACTGATGGTTTTAAATTGGCTAAGGAAGATCTTAAACTGCGTGGCGAGGGCGATCTATTTGGCAAGGCGCAATCAGGATTGCCAGAATTTCAAGTTGGTAATGTGGTTAATGATTATGAAACTCTGGTAGTTGCTCAAAAGGTTGCACAGAATTTAATTGCCCAAGACCCGACTCTTACACGAAATGATCATCAAGTTTTAAAAGAAGTGTTAGAATATAAAAAGTTGCAACAAGGCAGGACTTAGGAGGAATTGGATAATTAAAATGAGAACAATTGCGATCGATGCCATGGGCGGCGAAAATGCACCAGAAGCAATCGTTAAGGCGGTTTTGCAAGTCAAAACAGAATTAACGCAAACCAACTTTATTTTGTTTGGTGATGAAACTAAAATCAAGCGGTTGCTAGATTCGGATACGGAGCGAGTAGAAGTAGTAGGGACTACTGAGGTTATCAATGACGAAGATGAACCAGTTAAAGCGATTCGCAATAAGAAGGATTCATCCTTGGTGGTTGCAGCTCAATATGTTAAAGCGGGTAAGGCTGATGCATTGTTGTCACTAGGTAATACCGGGGCATTGTTGTCTTGCGGAATTTTTATTATTGGTCGCATTAAGGGGGTAGCTCGCCCAGGCCTAATGCCGACGTTGCCAGTTAAAAACTCAGATGATGGCTTCAATATGATTGATGTTGGGGCTAATGCCAAGAGTAAACCTGAGTATATTCTTAATTGGGCACAAATGGCAGTCTACTATGCTGAAAAAATTCGGGGTGTGTCAAATCCGCGAGTTGCCTTACTTAATAATGGTGCTGAAAGTGATAAAGGTGATGATATTCACCAACAAGCTTATCAATTGCTGCTAGATAGTGATTTGAACTTTATTGGCAATATCGAGGGTAATGAATTGCTGGAGGGAAAAGCCGATGTGGTTGCCACAGACGGCTTTACTGGGAATGCAATTTTAAAGAATATTGAAGGTACTTCCAGTGTTTTAATTCACATGCTTAAAGATAGTTTGCTAAATAATGGTTTGTTTACTAAATTAGGTGCTCTGCTAATCAAGAAGGCGCTCAAAGGTTTAATTTCAAAATTTGATACTTCTAAATATGGCGGTGCTGTATTATTGGGAGTTAATGCGCCAATTGTGAAAACGCATGGCCGCTCTGATCAGCGGGCAATTTATTACACGCTTAAACAAGTTGATAAGATTTTATCAGAAAAGATTATTGATGATTTTAAAGCAGAATTTGCAACAAAAAAATAAATAGAGGAGAAATATACAATGAGTGAAACAGAAATTTTTACAAAAATTAGGGATATCTTAGCAGATAATTTTGAAGTTGATGCAAGCAAGATTACCAATGAAACTAACTTTACCAGCGATTTGGATGCTGATTCAATTGACTTGGTAGAATTTATTTTGCAATTAGAAGATGAATTCGGTGCTGAAATTCCAGATGAGGATGCTGAAAAGATTAAAACCGTTGGTGATGCAGTCAGTTATGTTACCGCACACCAACAGTAATTTTGCCAAAAAATCATTTTAAGGTTTGCATGGAGCCTAATAGATGTTTATAATTATAATTTAAATAAATTTATTAAATATCTTTAATGAATTATTGGAAAATTTGAGAGGGGAAATGAACTTTGGAAAAACAAAGTGATCTCTTACTAGATATCCAGCATATGCATACTGCATATCGTTTACAAGGTAAGTTTTATGATGCCGCAGATGATATCAATATTACTCTGAAGCGTGATGAGATTTTATCAGTTGTAGGTGAATCTGGCTGTGGTAAGAGTACAATTGCTGCAAGCATTATTGGCTTGTACGACCATAAAAATACAAAAGTAACCGGTGATATTTTATATAATGAATTGAACTTGGTAGGCTTGAATGAGTCTTTGTTTGATAAAATTCGCGGTAATAAGATTGGTATGATCTTCCAAGATCCTCTTGCAAGTTTAAACCCATTAATGCGAGTTGGTGATCAAGTTGCTGAAACACTCTATTATCATACAGATATGAATGAAAAAGAGCGTCATAGTCGGGTAATTGAATTATTTAATCAAGTTGGAATGCCGCAACCAGAAGAAATGTTTGCGATGTATCCTCATGAATTATCCGGTGGATTGCGGCAGCGGGTCGTTATTGCGATGGCAATTGCATGTAAACCAGAAATTATTATTGCAGATGAGCCAACTACTGCCTTAGACGTTACGATTCAAGCTCAGATTTTAGACCTATTAGAAGATATCCAGCAGCAGACACACTCTGGAATTATTTTAATTACTCACGATTTAGGCGTAGTAGCTGAAACAGCTGACGAAGTTGCAGTTATGTATGCAGGACAAGTAGTTGAAAAGGCTGATGTCAAGACTATTTTTGCAAATCCGCTGCATCCATATACGCGTTCTCTGCTCAATTCCATGCCGCAGTCTGATGATGAAGACGAAGATTTGCACGTAATTCAAGGGACTGTGCCATCATTGCAAAAGATGCCGCGTGAAGGTGATCGGTTTGCATCTAGAATTCCGTGGATTCCTGAAAGTAGTCACGAAAAAGATCCAGTCATGCACGAAGTCGAACCTGGTCATTGGGTAAGATGTACTTGCTGGAAGACGTTCCACTTTCAAGACCAAGATGCAGTAGCAAGTGGGGAGTAGAATTTATGACGAAAGAAATAATTCAAATTAAGAATCTGAAGGTTCATTACCCAATTAGGTCTGGTTTTTGGAATCGGGTAACTGGTGCTGTGCGCGCAGTTGACGATGTCAGCATTACGATCAACGAGGGTGAAACTTACGGCTTAATTGGTGAGTCTGGTTCTGGTAAATCAACTACAGGTAAAGCTATCGTAGGTGTTGAACCTGTAACTAGTGGTGAAATTATTTACAAGGGCGTTGATATTACTAAGTCCAAGAATAGAAGACGACTTAATTACAATAAGGACGTCCAAATGATTTTCCAGGATTCGATGTCCAGTATGAATCCGCGTAAGCGAATTGAAGATATTATTGCGGAGCCAATCCGCAATTTTGAAAATTTAACCACTGACCAAGAACGCGATCGAGTACAAGAACTACTTGATATTGTTGGGATGCCAAGTGATGCAATTTACAAATATCCTCATGAGTTTTCAGGTGGTCAAAGACAAAGAATTGGGGTTGCGCGTGCTGTTGCAACTAATCCTAAGTTGATTGTGGCTGATGAACCGACTAGTGCGTTAGACTTATCAGTTCAAGCACAGGTTCTAAACTTTATGAAGCATATTCAGCAGCAATATAATATTGCTTATCTGTTCATTTCACATGATTTAGGTGTGGTTAAGCATATGTCTGAAAACTTAGCCATTATGCACCGTGGTCGTTTAGTCGAAATTGGTACAAGGGAAGATATTTATAATCACCCAATGCATATTTATACTAAAAGGCTCTTGTCAGCAATCCCCAAGGTGAATGTTGAAGAACGAGAAGTACATAAAAAAGAGCGTAATCGCGTTGAACAAGAGTTTCGTAATGATCAAAGTAAGTGGTATGACCAGAATGGTCGCGTTTATCCGCTGCAATTAGTTTCAGGTAAGCACTATGTTGCGCTGCCGCCAGAACAAGTAAATCAAGCAAAGGAGAGTGACTAAAAATGTGGAAAACAATTCTTAGACGTTTTTTGGTTATGATTCCGCAAATTATTATCTTGAGTTTTTTAGTCTTTGTTTTGGCTAAAATGATGCCAGGTGATCCATTTACTGGACAAATTAACCCTAATACTGACCCTAA
This DNA window, taken from Lactobacillus sp. ESL0684, encodes the following:
- a CDS encoding ATP-binding cassette domain-containing protein, coding for MTKEIIQIKNLKVHYPIRSGFWNRVTGAVRAVDDVSITINEGETYGLIGESGSGKSTTGKAIVGVEPVTSGEIIYKGVDITKSKNRRRLNYNKDVQMIFQDSMSSMNPRKRIEDIIAEPIRNFENLTTDQERDRVQELLDIVGMPSDAIYKYPHEFSGGQRQRIGVARAVATNPKLIVADEPTSALDLSVQAQVLNFMKHIQQQYNIAYLFISHDLGVVKHMSENLAIMHRGRLVEIGTREDIYNHPMHIYTKRLLSAIPKVNVEEREVHKKERNRVEQEFRNDQSKWYDQNGRVYPLQLVSGKHYVALPPEQVNQAKESD
- the recG gene encoding ATP-dependent DNA helicase RecG; the protein is MNTTLFAPVTDLKGVGTKTAAALGNLGIYSIYDLLFYFPFRYDELQTMPLDQIMDGQKVMLKGIVATAPFVSRFGYKKSRLSFKLRIDHDVVMVNFFNQPWLKDKVEVAQEVAIYGKYNAAKQSLSAFKFVAAKENDSGMAPIYPVNQHIKQKKLVDLINLALTDFLEQVEDIVPVEVRQKYRLLPEQEIISKMHHPKNGYEVKQAKRSATFREFFIFQTELAQLTHGNQQKQGSAKKYDLAQVAKLTASLPFELSKDQKQVINEIFADLHSDKQMQRLLQGDVGSGKTVVAVYAIFAAITAGFQVALMVPTEILATQHFRKIDELLRPLGVRVALLTGTTKTLERREIYQELTDGTINVVIGTHALIQDKVIFKQLGLVIIDEQHRFGVNQRQALINKGNHPDVLTMTATPIPRTLALTVYGQTTVSEIRHLPAGRKQIKSAWKTSSQLDEVYRLMQHQLDQGFQIYAVTPLISESEAIDLKNAEELLTKLSHDFPQQKVVLLHGQMPGIKKDEIMTTFAAGEIDILVATSVIEVGVDVANANMMVIYDADRFGLSQLHQLRGRIGRGTTQSYCVFVADPKTQAGKSRMKVVADTTDGFKLAKEDLKLRGEGDLFGKAQSGLPEFQVGNVVNDYETLVVAQKVAQNLIAQDPTLTRNDHQVLKEVLEYKKLQQGRT
- the acpP gene encoding acyl carrier protein; this translates as MSETEIFTKIRDILADNFEVDASKITNETNFTSDLDADSIDLVEFILQLEDEFGAEIPDEDAEKIKTVGDAVSYVTAHQQ
- a CDS encoding ABC transporter ATP-binding protein; amino-acid sequence: MEKQSDLLLDIQHMHTAYRLQGKFYDAADDINITLKRDEILSVVGESGCGKSTIAASIIGLYDHKNTKVTGDILYNELNLVGLNESLFDKIRGNKIGMIFQDPLASLNPLMRVGDQVAETLYYHTDMNEKERHSRVIELFNQVGMPQPEEMFAMYPHELSGGLRQRVVIAMAIACKPEIIIADEPTTALDVTIQAQILDLLEDIQQQTHSGIILITHDLGVVAETADEVAVMYAGQVVEKADVKTIFANPLHPYTRSLLNSMPQSDDEDEDLHVIQGTVPSLQKMPREGDRFASRIPWIPESSHEKDPVMHEVEPGHWVRCTCWKTFHFQDQDAVASGE
- the plsX gene encoding phosphate acyltransferase PlsX encodes the protein MRTIAIDAMGGENAPEAIVKAVLQVKTELTQTNFILFGDETKIKRLLDSDTERVEVVGTTEVINDEDEPVKAIRNKKDSSLVVAAQYVKAGKADALLSLGNTGALLSCGIFIIGRIKGVARPGLMPTLPVKNSDDGFNMIDVGANAKSKPEYILNWAQMAVYYAEKIRGVSNPRVALLNNGAESDKGDDIHQQAYQLLLDSDLNFIGNIEGNELLEGKADVVATDGFTGNAILKNIEGTSSVLIHMLKDSLLNNGLFTKLGALLIKKALKGLISKFDTSKYGGAVLLGVNAPIVKTHGRSDQRAIYYTLKQVDKILSEKIIDDFKAEFATKK